Proteins encoded by one window of Xanthomonas sp. DAR 80977:
- a CDS encoding RebB family R body protein, with protein MAFPTAVNDQITDAVTQSNVKVIGEAPAFAMASIYQSMAHSTGILFENAVSAQQQQNTLAQAAANQGVMQIYSLDTTAAAGATEKVAQTGVSDNLTSLLTVLNAFK; from the coding sequence ATGGCATTTCCAACCGCCGTCAACGACCAAATCACCGATGCGGTCACCCAGTCCAACGTCAAGGTCATCGGCGAAGCGCCGGCCTTCGCGATGGCGTCGATCTACCAGAGCATGGCGCACTCGACCGGCATCCTGTTCGAGAACGCCGTCTCCGCGCAGCAGCAGCAGAACACGCTGGCGCAGGCCGCTGCCAACCAGGGCGTGATGCAGATCTACAGCCTGGACACCACCGCTGCCGCCGGCGCCACCGAGAAGGTCGCGCAGACCGGTGTCTCCGACAACCTCACCAGCCTGCTGACCGTGCTCAACGCGTTCAAGTAA
- a CDS encoding proline iminopeptidase-family hydrolase, with amino-acid sequence MQVREGYADFQGHRTWYRVTGALDSGRLPLVVVHGGPGCTHDYVDSFKDLAAGGRAVVHYDQLGNGRSTHLPETDPGFWTVQLFLAELDNLLYHLGIADYALLGQSWGGMLGAEHAVRRPAGLRALVIANSPASMPLWRAAALRLRAALPEPVRAALDRHEADGDLDHPDYRAASDVFYARHVCRVQPMPEAVARTFAAIDADPTVYHAMNGPTEFHVIGSLREWSIVERLPAIDVPTLLLSGRHDEATPETVQPYADMIPDARWHLFEHSSHMPHVEEREACMQVVGAFLAEHDR; translated from the coding sequence ATGCAGGTTCGAGAGGGCTACGCCGACTTCCAGGGGCACCGCACCTGGTACCGCGTCACCGGCGCGCTGGACAGCGGCCGGCTGCCGCTGGTGGTCGTCCACGGCGGCCCGGGTTGCACCCACGACTACGTGGACAGCTTCAAGGATCTGGCGGCCGGCGGACGCGCGGTGGTGCATTACGACCAACTGGGCAATGGCCGTTCCACCCATCTGCCCGAGACCGATCCCGGCTTCTGGACCGTGCAGCTGTTCCTGGCCGAACTGGACAACCTGCTGTACCACCTGGGCATCGCCGACTACGCGCTGCTCGGCCAGTCCTGGGGCGGCATGCTCGGCGCCGAGCATGCGGTGCGCCGTCCGGCGGGGTTGCGTGCGCTGGTCATCGCCAACTCGCCGGCCTCGATGCCGTTGTGGCGTGCCGCCGCGCTGCGCCTGCGTGCCGCACTGCCCGAGCCGGTGCGCGCGGCCCTGGACCGCCACGAGGCCGACGGCGACCTCGACCATCCCGACTACCGCGCCGCCTCCGACGTGTTCTACGCGCGCCACGTGTGCCGCGTGCAGCCGATGCCGGAAGCGGTGGCGCGCACCTTCGCCGCGATCGACGCCGACCCGACCGTCTACCACGCCATGAACGGCCCCACCGAGTTCCACGTCATCGGCAGCCTGCGCGAGTGGAGCATCGTCGAGCGCCTGCCGGCGATCGACGTGCCGACCCTGCTGCTGTCCGGTCGCCACGACGAAGCCACGCCGGAGACCGTGCAGCCCTACGCGGACATGATCCCGGATGCGCGCTGGCACCTGTTCGAGCACTCCAGCCATATGCCGCATGTGGAGGAGCGGGAGGCTTGCATGCAAGTGGTGGGGGCATTCCTGGCCGAGCACGATCGGTAG
- a CDS encoding acyltransferase family protein, with amino-acid sequence MLATKQPQERYDFLDWLRVIAIFVLFFFHTGMIFVGWGWHVVNSQTIPSLQWPMDIAHRLRMPLLFVIAGAGMWFALQRRNTGQFLQERTKKLLLPLIVGMFLVVPPQIYYERRLHGQWSGGYLDFYLTRVLQFHFYPAGDFSWHHLWFILYLYLYVLLLLPAMLWWKRTAAQVAPGKWLFLLGIPLGINEALLKLRFPETHNLVSDWYIFNHYLLLTAYGYVMASMPGVWRWLSDFRRWSLFMGLAAFFLLISLFTTGIIQHDSLIDRVGSNLFTWLWLMVFLGYGYRYLSRTHRVLAWAKEASYPFYIMHQTVIVMIGYYVIQCSWSPWIKYFAILLLSMGACLALYEGCLRRFALLRLAFGMREKPARPGRRLK; translated from the coding sequence ATGCTTGCCACCAAACAACCGCAGGAACGCTACGACTTCCTGGACTGGTTGCGCGTCATCGCCATCTTCGTGCTGTTCTTCTTCCATACGGGCATGATCTTCGTCGGCTGGGGCTGGCATGTCGTCAACAGCCAGACCATCCCCTCCCTGCAGTGGCCGATGGACATCGCCCACCGTTTGCGCATGCCGTTGCTGTTCGTCATTGCCGGGGCCGGCATGTGGTTCGCGCTGCAGCGGCGCAACACAGGGCAGTTCCTGCAGGAACGCACGAAAAAACTGCTCCTGCCGTTGATCGTCGGCATGTTCCTGGTCGTCCCGCCGCAGATCTACTACGAGCGGCGGCTGCATGGACAATGGAGTGGAGGCTATCTGGATTTCTACCTGACACGCGTTCTGCAATTCCATTTCTACCCGGCCGGGGATTTCAGCTGGCACCACCTGTGGTTCATCCTTTACCTTTACCTGTACGTGCTGTTGCTGCTGCCCGCGATGCTGTGGTGGAAGCGAACCGCGGCCCAGGTCGCGCCAGGAAAGTGGCTCTTCCTGCTGGGCATCCCGCTCGGCATCAACGAAGCCCTTCTGAAACTGCGCTTCCCGGAGACGCACAATCTGGTCAGCGATTGGTACATCTTCAACCACTACCTGCTGCTGACGGCGTATGGCTACGTCATGGCGTCCATGCCCGGGGTCTGGAGATGGCTCTCCGATTTCCGCAGGTGGTCGCTCTTCATGGGCCTCGCGGCGTTCTTCCTGCTGATCTCGCTGTTCACCACGGGGATCATCCAGCACGACTCCTTGATCGACAGGGTCGGTTCCAATCTCTTCACCTGGCTGTGGCTCATGGTGTTTCTCGGTTACGGCTACCGCTATCTTTCGCGCACACACCGGGTGCTTGCCTGGGCGAAAGAGGCCAGCTATCCCTTTTACATCATGCACCAGACGGTCATCGTCATGATCGGCTACTACGTCATCCAATGTTCGTGGAGCCCATGGATCAAATACTTCGCCATCCTGCTTCTCAGCATGGGGGCATGCCTTGCGCTTTACGAAGGATGCCTGCGCAGGTTTGCACTATTGCGCCTTGCTTTCGGAATGAGGGAGAAGCCTGCGCGCCCAGGTCGCCGTTTGAAATGA
- a CDS encoding RebB family R body protein, with protein sequence MADNTLVNSQITDAVTQTNVKVVAEAPAQAIASLYQVSSHSTGLALQNAVHSQQALNQVSNAVVSKAVALIMAIGEK encoded by the coding sequence ATGGCAGACAACACGCTCGTCAATTCGCAGATCACCGATGCGGTCACCCAGACCAACGTCAAGGTGGTGGCCGAGGCGCCCGCCCAGGCGATCGCCTCGCTGTACCAGGTCTCCAGCCATTCCACCGGGCTGGCGTTGCAGAACGCGGTGCACAGCCAGCAGGCGCTCAACCAGGTCTCCAACGCGGTGGTGTCCAAGGCGGTGGCGCTGATCATGGCGATCGGCGAGAAGTGA
- a CDS encoding APC family permease, with protein sequence MTDTRPTDANTLEGLGYTQELQRRLDMKDLLIYGLVFMVPTAPFSIFGGVFDISHGMVPLTYLLGFVAMLFTASSYQQMSQAFPVAGSVYAYVGRGLNGSLGFLAGWAILLDYMLIPTLLYVVGANAMAAVVPALPQQVWIVFFVALNTVINLRGIQVTAHANRLFLYAQLVVLALFVVLAVVAIQRGNNGASWNLRPFYNPEVFSVPMIFSALSVAVMSFLGFDAISTLAEESRGGARAVGQATLLSLALVAALFVLQTWLAALLLPNLVRFPDEAASNNAFFEVGRLVAGPWLQIVIALTLAISAAVANSLVAQAATSRLLFAMARDGQLPRFLRSIHPVTRVPQRAIVLVAALSLVLGLAFLGKIALLTSVCNFGALFAFLLLHVAVAWHFRRQGRFVLHGLVPLVGFVILAYVLYSADRYAKYGGLVWLALGGCVAIGLKLRGRSLRVAAGEALE encoded by the coding sequence ATGACCGACACCCGCCCCACCGACGCCAACACCCTGGAAGGCCTGGGCTACACCCAGGAACTGCAGCGCCGCCTGGACATGAAGGACCTGCTGATCTACGGGCTGGTGTTCATGGTGCCGACCGCGCCGTTCTCGATCTTCGGCGGCGTCTTCGACATCAGCCACGGCATGGTGCCGCTGACCTATCTGCTGGGCTTCGTGGCGATGCTGTTCACCGCCTCCAGCTACCAGCAGATGTCGCAGGCGTTCCCGGTGGCCGGTTCGGTCTATGCCTACGTGGGGCGCGGGCTGAACGGCTCGCTGGGGTTCCTGGCCGGCTGGGCGATCCTGCTGGACTATATGCTGATCCCGACGCTGCTGTACGTGGTCGGCGCCAACGCGATGGCCGCGGTGGTCCCGGCGCTGCCGCAGCAGGTGTGGATCGTGTTCTTCGTGGCGCTCAACACGGTCATCAACCTGCGCGGGATCCAGGTCACCGCCCATGCCAACCGGCTGTTCCTGTATGCGCAGCTGGTGGTGCTGGCGCTGTTCGTGGTGCTGGCGGTGGTGGCGATCCAGCGCGGCAACAACGGCGCCAGCTGGAACCTGCGGCCGTTCTACAACCCCGAGGTGTTCTCGGTGCCGATGATCTTCAGCGCGCTGTCGGTGGCGGTGATGTCGTTCCTGGGCTTCGACGCCATCTCCACCCTGGCCGAGGAAAGCCGCGGCGGCGCGCGGGCGGTGGGCCAGGCCACGCTGCTGTCGCTGGCGCTGGTGGCGGCGCTGTTCGTGCTGCAGACCTGGCTGGCGGCGCTGCTGCTGCCGAACCTGGTGCGCTTCCCCGACGAGGCGGCCTCCAACAACGCCTTCTTCGAAGTGGGCCGGCTGGTGGCCGGCCCCTGGCTGCAGATCGTCATCGCGCTGACCCTGGCGATCAGCGCTGCGGTGGCCAATTCGCTGGTGGCGCAGGCGGCCACGTCGCGGCTGCTGTTCGCGATGGCGCGCGACGGCCAGTTGCCGCGCTTCCTGCGCAGCATCCATCCGGTCACGCGGGTGCCGCAGCGCGCGATCGTGCTGGTGGCCGCGCTGAGCCTGGTGCTGGGGCTGGCGTTCCTGGGCAAGATCGCGCTGCTGACCTCGGTGTGCAACTTCGGCGCGCTGTTCGCCTTCCTGCTGCTGCACGTGGCGGTGGCCTGGCATTTCCGCCGCCAGGGTCGGTTCGTGCTGCATGGGCTGGTGCCGCTGGTGGGCTTCGTGATCCTGGCCTACGTGCTGTACAGCGCCGACCGCTACGCCAAGTACGGCGGCCTGGTCTGGCTGGCGCTGGGTGGCTGCGTGGCGATCGGCTTGAAACTGCGCGGCCGCTCGCTGCGTGTTGCGGCTGGCGAGGCGCTGGAATAG
- a CDS encoding sensor histidine kinase, translating to MSTPNALIVLWTAFCLLMIGVSVQEGLRNPLTRWWEPVLWEGSSAFVATGWMWLAVRVRGRHAPDLARPLAWFGSYLRWLPVVAVTFFVAVYAIRHGVYAAVGLTYAHPSWRYLFVYETAKLSVFVGLWLGILFGLESHDQWQLQRNRLLQTQKALAEAQLAHLQGQLRPHFLFNALNTVSSVMHIDVARADRLLAALGDLLRTSLGTVENEMTPLAAELRTLELYADIMRERFRDRVTLRWQVDPALLDASVPALLLQPLLENVFKHAVEPTLARIDITVGARHAGGSLEIVVHNSCSTLPAPEMQDGLGLRNCRERLSIIYGHAASLTVRNEGDGVAARVSIPLAETTR from the coding sequence ATGTCCACTCCGAACGCGTTGATCGTGTTGTGGACGGCGTTCTGTCTGCTCATGATCGGCGTGTCCGTGCAGGAGGGCCTACGCAATCCGCTCACCCGCTGGTGGGAACCGGTGCTGTGGGAGGGAAGTTCCGCGTTTGTTGCAACCGGCTGGATGTGGCTTGCGGTCCGGGTGCGCGGACGTCATGCGCCCGATCTGGCCAGGCCCCTGGCCTGGTTCGGCAGCTACCTGCGCTGGTTGCCGGTGGTCGCCGTCACCTTCTTCGTAGCGGTGTATGCGATACGGCATGGCGTCTACGCCGCAGTGGGCCTCACCTACGCGCATCCGAGCTGGCGCTACCTGTTCGTGTACGAGACCGCCAAGCTGAGCGTCTTCGTGGGCCTATGGCTGGGGATCCTGTTTGGACTCGAGTCCCATGACCAGTGGCAACTGCAGCGCAATCGCCTGCTGCAAACGCAGAAGGCGCTGGCCGAGGCGCAGCTCGCGCACCTTCAGGGGCAGCTGCGGCCGCATTTCCTGTTCAACGCGCTCAATACCGTCTCGTCGGTGATGCACATAGACGTGGCGCGGGCCGACCGCCTGCTGGCGGCACTCGGCGACCTGCTGCGCACCAGCCTTGGAACAGTCGAGAACGAGATGACACCGCTGGCTGCGGAGCTGCGCACGCTCGAACTGTACGCGGACATCATGCGCGAGCGGTTCCGGGATCGGGTGACACTGAGGTGGCAGGTGGATCCGGCGCTGCTCGACGCCAGCGTCCCTGCACTCCTGCTGCAGCCCTTGCTGGAGAACGTGTTCAAACATGCCGTCGAGCCGACGTTGGCGCGCATCGACATCACGGTCGGTGCACGGCATGCAGGCGGCTCGCTGGAAATCGTGGTGCACAATTCCTGCTCCACGCTGCCCGCGCCGGAGATGCAGGACGGACTGGGATTGCGCAACTGCCGGGAGCGCCTGAGCATCATCTACGGCCATGCTGCATCCTTGACCGTCCGCAACGAGGGCGACGGCGTTGCCGCACGCGTCTCGATCCCGCTGGCGGAGACCACGCGATGA
- a CDS encoding SymE family type I addiction module toxin, protein MRQPSPRPATPRKRAPHQHRHCPQWTIAESTLIPMLTPEQIVAADAAELARAARPPRRTRPPQTCTVRCGHSASGKRTPALRLGGRWMEELGFTIGSTLCDGELVVSVAR, encoded by the coding sequence ATGCGTCAACCGTCCCCCCGCCCCGCCACTCCCCGCAAGCGCGCACCGCACCAGCATCGCCACTGCCCACAGTGGACGATCGCCGAGTCGACGCTCATCCCCATGCTGACGCCCGAGCAGATCGTCGCCGCCGATGCCGCAGAGCTTGCCCGCGCCGCGCGCCCGCCCCGCCGCACACGCCCGCCGCAGACCTGCACCGTCCGCTGCGGCCACTCCGCCAGCGGCAAGCGCACGCCCGCCTTGCGCCTGGGCGGCCGCTGGATGGAGGAACTGGGCTTCACCATCGGCAGCACGCTGTGTGACGGCGAACTGGTGGTGAGCGTGGCCCGCTAG
- a CDS encoding alpha/beta hydrolase family protein gives MHMQKLQDGSASFDVSVRQAQERSPLVLFAVGAGGNPERHVTLLDTLAESGCTVVAPHFQRLASHVPSEAELTLRARRLSLAIDAFAEPGATVSGVGHSIGAATLVALAGGQMWLGPGQRVHIAADARLGRLGLLAPPTGFFQAPGALDAVHLPILAWVGTEDSITPPAQSEWLAQAMSGWQTVDVRVTVGAGHFSFMDQPSPQSIEPLQDKQAFLREHSSELCRFVCK, from the coding sequence ATGCACATGCAAAAGCTGCAAGATGGTTCAGCGTCATTCGACGTGTCGGTTCGGCAGGCTCAAGAACGTTCTCCACTGGTACTTTTCGCGGTGGGTGCAGGTGGCAACCCCGAGCGTCACGTCACGCTTCTGGATACATTGGCCGAATCAGGCTGCACGGTCGTTGCACCACATTTCCAACGACTCGCTTCGCACGTGCCCTCGGAGGCGGAACTGACGCTCCGAGCCAGGCGGTTGTCCCTGGCGATCGATGCTTTCGCCGAACCGGGCGCAACTGTATCAGGCGTGGGTCATTCCATCGGCGCAGCCACACTTGTCGCGTTAGCCGGAGGGCAAATGTGGTTGGGGCCCGGTCAGCGTGTCCATATCGCAGCGGATGCGCGGTTAGGTCGCCTCGGCCTGCTTGCGCCGCCTACTGGATTCTTCCAAGCGCCAGGCGCACTTGATGCGGTACATCTCCCAATCCTGGCCTGGGTGGGTACGGAGGACAGCATCACGCCTCCCGCGCAAAGCGAGTGGCTGGCTCAGGCCATGTCTGGTTGGCAAACTGTGGACGTTCGGGTCACTGTCGGCGCAGGCCATTTTTCGTTCATGGACCAGCCGTCACCACAAAGCATCGAGCCGCTACAAGACAAACAAGCGTTTCTTCGCGAGCATTCGAGTGAACTTTGCAGGTTCGTCTGCAAATAG
- a CDS encoding Crp/Fnr family transcriptional regulator, whose translation MDFPALADPQAGDIVAAAHAGDEPHTRMARDGHRQLLERSALFHEVPAAVLDHLLAHASECDLAPGSVLFFKHDPSSFLGVLVRGRLYKVLYGPDGQELIVGTIEPGGLVDEAALLEPHGRSFTAIAFGASTVLKLSRRHFATLLAAPLLRQRIDALLRLRLRQTLDSLESMCLHRLEVRLARYVLRQLELHEWQRGGSCAIALPPNQSILAAMLNVSRSKLNAQLQQWKRSGLVSRRGNLLRIHDLDALCAKAYLHANAPLRTLAWHGEDGLRPAPCLPLLPCSAG comes from the coding sequence ATGGACTTTCCTGCACTGGCCGACCCGCAGGCCGGAGACATCGTCGCGGCCGCCCATGCCGGCGACGAGCCGCACACGCGCATGGCACGCGACGGCCATCGGCAGCTGCTGGAGCGCTCGGCGCTGTTCCACGAAGTGCCCGCCGCGGTGCTCGACCATCTGCTCGCGCATGCCAGCGAATGCGACCTGGCGCCGGGCAGCGTGCTGTTCTTCAAGCACGATCCGAGCAGCTTCCTTGGCGTGCTGGTGCGCGGGCGCCTGTACAAGGTGCTGTACGGCCCCGACGGCCAGGAGCTGATCGTCGGCACCATCGAACCCGGCGGGCTGGTGGACGAGGCCGCGCTGCTCGAGCCGCACGGGCGCAGCTTCACCGCCATCGCCTTCGGCGCCAGCACCGTGCTGAAGCTCTCGCGCCGCCATTTCGCCACGCTGCTGGCCGCGCCGCTGTTGCGCCAGCGCATCGACGCGCTGCTGCGCCTGCGCTTGCGGCAGACGCTCGACAGCCTGGAAAGCATGTGCCTGCACCGCCTGGAAGTGCGCCTGGCGCGCTACGTGCTGCGCCAGCTGGAACTGCACGAATGGCAGCGCGGCGGCAGCTGCGCGATCGCGTTGCCGCCCAACCAGAGCATCCTGGCGGCGATGCTCAACGTCAGCCGTTCCAAGCTCAATGCGCAACTGCAACAGTGGAAGCGCAGCGGCCTGGTCAGCCGCCGCGGCAACCTGCTGCGCATCCACGACCTCGACGCGCTGTGCGCCAAGGCCTACCTCCACGCCAACGCGCCGCTGCGCACGCTGGCCTGGCACGGCGAGGACGGACTGCGGCCGGCGCCGTGCCTGCCGTTGCTGCCTTGCAGCGCCGGCTAG
- a CDS encoding RebB family R body protein: MAYPTAVNNQITDAVTQSNVKVIGEAPAFAMGSIYQSLAHSSGILYENAVASQQQQNTLAQAANNQGVMQIYSLDTTAAAGASEKIAQTGVSDNLTSLMTVLQAFKGGGVPGLTNP; the protein is encoded by the coding sequence ATGGCTTATCCCACCGCAGTCAACAACCAGATCACCGACGCCGTCACCCAGTCCAACGTCAAGGTCATCGGCGAGGCGCCGGCCTTCGCCATGGGCTCGATCTACCAGAGCCTGGCGCACTCCAGCGGCATCCTGTACGAGAACGCGGTCGCGTCCCAGCAGCAGCAGAACACGCTGGCGCAGGCGGCCAACAACCAGGGCGTCATGCAGATCTACAGCCTGGACACCACTGCCGCGGCGGGGGCGTCGGAAAAGATCGCGCAGACCGGCGTGTCGGACAACCTCACCAGCCTGATGACCGTGCTGCAGGCGTTCAAGGGCGGCGGCGTCCCGGGCCTGACCAACCCCTGA
- a CDS encoding sigma-70 family RNA polymerase sigma factor, producing MFTHAWRNALPDLRRRALRLANGRLDAAEDLMSDTAVKALLFMRRSPEAMTDPQGFLFVVLRHVFLDAVRRRRGGEPLDRQHEAKEMDTVADQGMTALQRAELDDQMERVVVAVAALTREQRRLFAYRFVEELPYPVIANLLSINQPLVRKRVELLRKRLRHALVAE from the coding sequence ATGTTCACGCATGCATGGCGCAATGCCTTGCCGGATCTGCGCAGGCGTGCGTTGCGGCTGGCGAACGGACGCCTGGATGCGGCCGAGGACCTGATGTCGGATACCGCGGTGAAGGCGCTGCTGTTCATGCGCCGCTCGCCGGAGGCGATGACCGATCCGCAGGGATTCCTGTTCGTGGTGCTGCGCCACGTGTTCCTGGATGCGGTCAGGCGCCGCCGCGGCGGCGAGCCGCTGGACCGGCAGCACGAGGCTAAGGAAATGGACACGGTGGCCGATCAAGGGATGACCGCGTTGCAGCGCGCCGAACTGGACGATCAGATGGAGCGCGTGGTGGTCGCGGTGGCCGCGCTGACCCGCGAACAGCGGCGCCTGTTCGCCTACCGCTTCGTCGAGGAGTTGCCGTACCCGGTGATCGCCAATCTGCTCAGCATCAACCAGCCGCTGGTGCGCAAGCGCGTGGAGCTGTTGCGCAAGCGCCTGCGCCACGCATTGGTGGCGGAGTGA
- a CDS encoding DUF2251 domain-containing protein, whose protein sequence is MPITLTAESELIVGTALVVEAQAPQGPFVAVFEDDGDTGYFYALDPSADDNPIQDALHIYNAADVADKEAPSEVKIGWSQDSKKVVLLINGYPHAIFDFDAKRGYCRTGFPPAPEDSAWGLHGHAWSDAAVDVFA, encoded by the coding sequence ATGCCAATCACCCTCACCGCCGAAAGCGAGTTGATCGTCGGCACCGCCCTGGTCGTCGAGGCGCAAGCGCCCCAGGGGCCCTTCGTTGCCGTGTTCGAGGACGACGGCGACACCGGCTATTTCTATGCGCTCGATCCGTCTGCGGACGACAATCCCATCCAGGACGCGCTGCACATCTACAACGCTGCCGACGTCGCCGACAAAGAGGCGCCTTCCGAAGTGAAGATCGGCTGGTCCCAGGACAGCAAAAAGGTCGTGCTGCTGATCAACGGCTATCCGCATGCGATCTTCGATTTCGACGCGAAGCGCGGTTATTGCCGCACCGGGTTCCCGCCGGCGCCGGAAGACAGTGCCTGGGGACTGCACGGGCATGCGTGGAGCGATGCCGCGGTGGACGTGTTTGCCTGA
- a CDS encoding LuxR family transcriptional regulator yields the protein MRDDLALLDADLQGLPTLDACLDRVLDAARALGVRALVYDYAPVPLGLDGELITPSVFVQRNAPADMQQVWCEHGYYQHDPVQQRACRRSAPFLWSYRPLPPGPRREYLGDLHRPVTRYLCERGMGAGLTVPLHLPGGALATFTGVVDGDLPPETALQQAERSQGAFLLLAHAFQARAQDLLDARQRRCAQIVLTRRERECLQHSARGLTAKAIAAALNRSVATVNLHLNSAARKLGARNRVDAVVRGLHYRLLEP from the coding sequence ATGCGCGACGACCTGGCCCTGCTGGACGCCGACCTGCAAGGATTGCCGACCCTGGACGCCTGCCTGGACCGCGTCCTGGATGCCGCGCGCGCGCTCGGCGTGCGCGCGCTGGTCTACGACTACGCACCGGTGCCGCTGGGCCTGGACGGGGAACTGATCACGCCCTCGGTCTTCGTCCAGCGCAATGCGCCGGCCGACATGCAGCAGGTGTGGTGCGAACACGGCTACTACCAGCACGACCCGGTGCAGCAGCGGGCCTGCCGCCGCAGCGCGCCGTTCCTGTGGTCGTACCGGCCACTGCCGCCGGGTCCGCGTCGCGAATACCTGGGCGACCTGCACCGCCCGGTCACCCGCTATCTGTGCGAGCGCGGCATGGGCGCCGGCCTGACCGTGCCGCTGCATCTGCCCGGTGGCGCGCTGGCCACCTTCACCGGCGTGGTCGATGGCGACCTGCCGCCGGAGACCGCGCTGCAGCAGGCCGAGCGCAGCCAGGGCGCCTTCCTGCTCCTGGCGCATGCCTTCCAGGCGCGCGCCCAGGACCTGCTCGACGCCCGCCAGCGCCGCTGTGCGCAGATCGTGCTGACCCGGCGCGAACGCGAATGCCTGCAGCACTCCGCGCGCGGCCTCACCGCCAAGGCCATCGCCGCCGCGCTCAACCGCTCGGTGGCCACCGTCAACCTGCATCTGAATTCGGCGGCGCGCAAGCTGGGCGCACGCAATCGGGTGGATGCGGTGGTGCGCGGCCTGCACTACCGGCTGCTGGAGCCTTAG
- a CDS encoding LytR/AlgR family response regulator transcription factor — MIRAVIADDEAPAREKLERWLAEQPGIAVVGSAEDGLSAALCIKQLRPHVAFLDVQMPTLSGLQVAAQLEPSSAPLIVFVTAFDAHAVKAFDLDAIDYLLKPYDRDRLARTVQRVRERLDAHESGAAAVAMGRARTPGCERLLVPDGERLQLIDATSIEWLEADDNYVHVHTAARTYLMRRTLQDLLAQLGEQRFVRIHRSAAANLACIGSLTPLFKGDYELHLRNGRTLRLSRRYREAVFARMGW, encoded by the coding sequence ATGATCCGCGCCGTGATCGCCGACGACGAGGCGCCCGCTCGCGAGAAGCTCGAGCGCTGGTTGGCGGAGCAACCCGGCATCGCCGTGGTCGGATCGGCCGAGGACGGCTTGTCCGCTGCCCTGTGCATCAAGCAGTTGCGCCCGCACGTGGCCTTTCTCGACGTCCAAATGCCCACGCTATCGGGACTGCAGGTCGCGGCGCAACTGGAGCCGTCGAGCGCGCCGCTGATCGTGTTCGTGACCGCCTTCGATGCGCATGCAGTGAAGGCGTTCGACCTCGATGCGATCGACTACCTGCTCAAGCCCTACGACCGCGATCGGCTCGCGCGTACCGTGCAACGCGTGCGCGAGCGGCTGGACGCGCACGAGTCCGGCGCCGCAGCGGTGGCGATGGGACGGGCGCGCACCCCGGGATGCGAGCGTCTGCTCGTGCCCGATGGCGAGCGTCTGCAGTTGATCGATGCGACATCGATCGAATGGCTGGAAGCCGACGACAACTACGTGCATGTGCATACCGCCGCGCGCACCTACCTGATGCGCAGGACCTTGCAGGATCTGCTGGCCCAGCTGGGCGAACAGCGTTTCGTCCGCATCCATCGGTCGGCCGCGGCGAACCTCGCCTGCATCGGATCGCTCACGCCGCTGTTCAAGGGCGACTACGAACTGCACCTTCGCAACGGCCGCACCCTGCGGCTCAGCCGGCGGTACCGCGAAGCGGTGTTCGCCCGCATGGGCTGGTAG